The following are encoded together in the Salvia splendens isolate huo1 unplaced genomic scaffold, SspV2 ctg253, whole genome shotgun sequence genome:
- the LOC121789499 gene encoding pre-mRNA-splicing factor CWC22-like, whose amino-acid sequence MGCCISTNKSTPPHKTGHIPSSTTINGSVSKSPPPSHPLAEDETVKEVLSETPKPPIPIPNFQGKRESPFIKSAPLLKNKDRHTAVGIKPPFTADDLSEASEICSSLSESVSATTSVTDRRAELRELRQRSPARSRNRPFSGELPREKTVGRSPARRSEPSPGRARPVPASGYGRRRENGESSGRRSRSPVTRADPGLGRVQSARRTGKSPGRVAPGSAEKVRKLDGGKESGGSKWPPTNGSNESLDNPLVSLECFIFL is encoded by the coding sequence ATGGGCTGCTGTATCAGCACAAATAAATCCACTCCACCTCATAAAACCGGCCACATTCCCTCCTCCACCACTATAAACGGCAGCGTTAGCAAATCGCCGCCCCCGAGCCACCCACTCGCCGAAGACGAAACAGTCAAAGAAGTCCTCTCCGAAACCCCCAAACCCCCAATTCCGATTCCGAATTTCCAGGGCAAGCGTGAGAGCCCTTTCATCAAATCAGCGCCTCTGCTCAAAAACAAGGACCGCCACACCGCCGTCGGCATTAAGCCTCCGTTCACCGCCGATGATCTGTCCGAGGCATCCGAGATCTGCAGCTCTCTCAGCGAGAGCGTCAGCGCTACCACATCCGTCACGGACAGGAGAGCCGAATTGCGGGAGCTACGGCAGCGGTCTCCGGCGAGGTCAAGGAACCGGCCATTCTCCGGCGAGTTGCCTAGAGAGAAAACGGTGGGGAGATCCCCTGCAAGGAGATCCGAGCCCTCGCCGGGTCGGGCCCGACCCGTTCCCGCATCCGGATACGGGAGGAGAAGGGAGAATGGGGAGAGCTCCGGGAGAAGGTCGAGGTCGCCGGTGACGCGCGCGGATCCGGGTCTCGGGCGGGTGCAATCAGCGAGGAGAACGGGTAAGTCACCGGGTCGGGTCGCGCCCGGGTCCGCGGAGAAGGTCCGGAAGTTGGATGGAGGGAAGGAGAGTGGCGGTAGCAAATGGCCACCGACGAATGGGAGCAACGAGTCGCTTGATAACCCGCTTGTGTCCTTGGAGTGTTTCATCTTTCTCTAG